Proteins from one Candidatus Methylomirabilota bacterium genomic window:
- a CDS encoding inositol monophosphatase family protein — translation MGVNAQHPTVAAALEAARAAGEIAMKYYRGGFEVTIKADKTPVTQADQEAEKAIRAILGRATPGCGFLGEELGQEGSTRRRWIIDPIDGTKNFIRHIPIWAVLIALEEDGQVTTGVVHNPTTGELYWARKGEGAWANGERIHVSQCSKMGDAFLIHSALNILRAAGYWQGFERLVDATARQRGFGDYYGYCVVAAGKAEIYAEADLKPWDVAPMKILIEEAGGRLTDFAGKPDIYTGSVVATNGLLHDEVLRVLKRG, via the coding sequence GTGGGAGTGAACGCGCAGCACCCTACAGTCGCGGCGGCCCTCGAGGCCGCGCGGGCCGCCGGCGAGATAGCCATGAAGTACTACCGGGGCGGCTTCGAGGTCACCATCAAGGCCGACAAGACGCCGGTGACCCAGGCCGACCAGGAGGCCGAGAAGGCGATCCGCGCCATCTTGGGGCGCGCCACGCCGGGGTGCGGCTTCCTCGGCGAGGAACTCGGCCAGGAAGGCTCGACCAGGAGGCGGTGGATCATCGACCCCATCGACGGGACCAAGAACTTCATCCGGCACATCCCCATCTGGGCCGTGCTGATCGCCCTCGAGGAAGACGGGCAGGTGACGACGGGGGTGGTCCACAATCCGACGACGGGTGAGCTCTACTGGGCGCGCAAGGGCGAGGGCGCCTGGGCCAATGGAGAGCGGATCCACGTGTCGCAGTGCTCAAAGATGGGCGACGCCTTCCTCATCCACTCGGCCCTGAACATCCTGCGCGCGGCGGGCTACTGGCAGGGATTCGAGCGGCTCGTGGACGCGACGGCTCGCCAGCGCGGCTTCGGCGACTACTACGGCTACTGCGTGGTGGCGGCGGGCAAGGCGGAGATCTACGCCGAGGCCGACCTCAAACCCTGGGACGTGGCGCCGATGAAGATCCTCATCGAGGAGGCGGGAGGCCGGCTCACCGACTTCGCCGGCAAGCCCGACATCTACACGGGCTCGGTGGTGGCGACCAACGGCCTGCTCCACGACGAGGTCCTGCGCGTGCTCAAGCGTGGCTGA
- a CDS encoding carboxymuconolactone decarboxylase family protein has translation MDEALREKTKKTAKMLFHTLKGGVGFEDWKKLDKDLARELSLFFVGTLYSREVISQKQRELCAVASLTVLNREREVRAHVHAALNVGATRQEVAEVIFQQVTYGGMPVVVEALRVFKEVLEERGEWE, from the coding sequence ATGGACGAGGCGCTCAGGGAGAAGACCAAGAAGACGGCGAAGATGCTCTTTCACACGCTCAAGGGCGGCGTGGGCTTCGAGGACTGGAAGAAGCTCGACAAGGACCTTGCGCGCGAGCTCTCGCTCTTCTTCGTCGGCACACTCTACAGCCGCGAGGTTATCTCGCAGAAGCAGCGCGAGCTCTGCGCCGTCGCCTCACTCACCGTGCTGAACCGGGAGCGCGAGGTCCGCGCCCACGTTCACGCGGCGCTGAACGTGGGCGCCACGAGGCAGGAGGTCGCCGAGGTCATCTTCCAGCAGGTGACGTACGGCGGCATGCCGGTCGTGGTGGAGGCGCTCCGTGTCTTCAAGGAGGTGCTCGAGGAGCGAGGTGAGTGGGAGTGA
- a CDS encoding alpha/beta hydrolase yields the protein NAMALEGISRAVLVGHSMGGLVIPKAAELAPARVAHLVFLAAVVVPDGGSLAGTLMTPAGRAMMTGNAAARGDGTFLYPAEVAWARWMGDMPRSDPRVSSAISLLTPQALRPFVEAVNLRVFYGMRVPRTYIRCLQDKAVVPERAAERAALLGVKPVDMDCAHNAMLSQPDELVRILETI from the coding sequence CGAATGCCATGGCGCTCGAGGGCATCAGCCGTGCAGTGCTGGTCGGCCACTCCATGGGCGGACTCGTGATCCCGAAGGCCGCGGAGCTGGCCCCCGCACGCGTCGCCCACCTGGTCTTCCTGGCCGCCGTGGTCGTGCCGGACGGGGGAAGCCTGGCCGGGACGCTGATGACGCCCGCCGGCCGCGCGATGATGACCGGCAACGCCGCCGCGCGCGGCGACGGCACCTTCCTTTACCCGGCCGAGGTCGCCTGGGCGCGCTGGATGGGCGACATGCCGCGGAGCGACCCGCGCGTATCGAGCGCGATCTCGCTCCTCACGCCGCAGGCCCTCCGGCCCTTCGTCGAGGCCGTGAACCTCCGCGTCTTCTACGGCATGCGCGTGCCCCGCACCTACATTCGCTGTCTTCAAGATAAGGCCGTGGTGCCCGAGAGGGCCGCCGAGCGCGCGGCCCTGCTCGGCGTGAAGCCGGTGGACATGGACTGCGCCCACAACGCGATGCTCTCGCAGCCCGACGAGCTGGTGCGGATCCTCGAGACAATCTAG